A window of the Fusarium poae strain DAOMC 252244 chromosome 3, whole genome shotgun sequence genome harbors these coding sequences:
- a CDS encoding hypothetical protein (BUSCO:1365at5125), with product MSGTKAALKGINDAIRQQKFDDAVSKARDLVEKDSKNYQAHIFLAFALDKQDRLDQAQETYRSATWLRPQEAQAWQGLIKLFEKQNNKKLADYHQAVVNLAQIYRDADEMYKAQDVVIKFVDFARVKGDDIQYAEALSIQLPESPLYSALEGRFPHPAKTYETVALILEKYEKHRINTLIGERRTKLGAKLSEVTLDAKREVYSQSKLEHIYRQLINWTNDDDLRRQYEEKLLQLCYDRLLVAPSGAEKDTERQKVLDLANGMVAIKYPYKLAWDISIEWQDKKEVREWDVDVLRAYCSFFPDSDLYKVITSYLTSPISPFPPEKAQEKAREAPNDSEESSDDDDGGVPTLVVPLTDEDRLIMITEGISTADSVLAYRLTGQYLLHIGEYESTVELMRKGMTLLAQERKKTGLSFVNAEDSYYLSLGTALVYYQSPRHHKEAKELFDKVLERDTTSTSALIGVGLIYEEEEEYDEAIDYLTRALERDQTNMKVKSEAAWVKALKGDWQTAKDELQECLEPLEKQETASKELLGETQHRLGVCIWNIDTTKAARKQRKGESAYAYWLSALNNHLNHAPTYTYLGAYYADYAKDKGRSRRCFQKALELSHAEVVAAERLARSFADDGDWDRVELVARRVVDSGKVKPPPGSKRKGISWPFAALGVAELNKQDFHKAIVSFQAALRISPEDYHSWVGLGESYHSSGRHVAATKAILNAQKLEEDTEADISGDTWFTKYMLANIKRELGEYDESVALYRSVIETHPDEEGVIIALLQTTVDSALTSVEKGLFGKAVQLATETIEYAKTTSGSAFETFNFWKAIADACSVYSSVQSRTKDFPCDSIRDILEKGSQDAYEIFASIDKVGTDVVFAQGLYAEDEQPGVDLTRCIHATILCHKQGVHIASNDRHAQSVAYYNLGWAEYRAHICLPPEIKKKSSSYIKAAVRSFKRAIELEAGNSEFWNALGVVTSEINPSVSQHAFSRSLYLNERSPAAWTNLGTLALLSGDVKLANEIFTRAQSTDPDYAHAWLGQGFVALLHGEAREARGLFTHAMDIADASSVPTRRHYSSSLFDHILTVPPNDVNVESLIQPLFALNQHQSLKSQDLAFAHMATLFQERTNESGRAVETLEKISSTIEADYESTECPESLATFALAKTDLARTYLASGSYEKAVECGEIALGLSSDDAENELSSEQRKKARLSAHLTVGLAEYYQNQFDEAIKYFESALEESDGNPDAVCLLAQVLWAQGSEESRDRAREELFAVIEKQPEHVQSVLLLGVIALLDNDEDSLEAVVEELHGLRTNHKVTASEQSAIGEVLRAIATLGEGRTEEDVRTQIQTDIMLYPNLPHGWAAMAQSTGDEHAAQMALKVASRGIPPKGLLDAQDLSKAYAGTATAGDAQRAAFLAPWEQSGWTSLSAATEGV from the exons ATGTCAGGGACAAAAGCTGCCCTCAAGGGCATCAATGACGCTATTCGCCAACAAAAGTTCGATGATGCTGTGAGCAAAGCTCGTGACCTTGTGGAAAAGGACTCCAAGAACTACCAAGC TCACATCTTCTTGGCATTTGCTCTGGACAAACAAGACAGACTCGATCAAGCTCAGGAGACTTATCGGTCTGCGACATGGCTTCGGCCCCAAGAAGCACAAGCTTGGCAGGGTCTGATCAAGCTGTTTGAGAAGCAAAACAACAAGAAGCTTGCAGACTATCACCAAGCAGTAGTCAATCTGGCTCAGATTTACCGAGATGCTGACGAAATGTACAAGGCTCAGGACGTGGTGATCAAGTTTGTCGATTTTGCTAGAGTAAAAGGAGACGACATTCAGTACGCCGAGGCACTGTCTATACAACTTCCTGAAAGTCCATTGTATTCTGCCCTCGAGGGCCGCTTCCCCCACCCAGCTAAAACGTATGAGACCGTCGCGCTCATTCTCGAGAAGTACGAGAAGCACCGAATAAACACTCTCATCGGAGAGCGACGAACCAAACTAGGTGCAAAGCTTTCTGAAGTCACTCTTGATGCCAAGCGTGAAGTGTACAGCCAGAGCAAACTGGAACACATTTACCGACAGCTGATCAACTGGACAAACGATGACGACTTAAGGAGACAATATGAGGAGAAGCTCCTGCAGCTTTGTTATGACCGTCTTCTGGTTGCACCATCAGGCGCTGAAAAGGATACAGAGCGCCAAAAGGTACTGGATCTGGCCAACGGCATGGTTGCTATCAAATATCCCTACAAACTCGCTTGGGATATCTCTATAGAATGGCAGGACAAGAAAGAGGTCCGAGAATGGGATGTCGACGTGCTTCGAGCTTATTGCTCCTTCTTTCCTGATAGCGACCTCTACAAGGTTATTACAAGCTATCTGACCAGCCCCATTTCACCCTTCCCTCCCGAGAAAGCTCAAGAGAAGGCCAGAGAAGCCCCCAACGACTCAGAGGAAAGCtccgacgacgacgacggtGGCGTTCCCACTCTCGTGGTACCTTTGACCGACGAGGACCGTCTTATCATGATAACCGAAGGCATTAGTACCGCAGATTCAGTTCTTGCATATAGACTTACAGGCCAATACCTCCTTCATATTGGAGAGTATGAATCGACCGTCGAACTTATGCGTAAGGGAATGACTCTGTTGGCGCAGGAGCGCAAGAAGACAGGTCTTTCGTTCGTCAATGCAGAAGACTCCTACTACCTTTCACTCGGAACAGCTCTTGTGTATTACCAATCGCCTCGGCATCATAAAGAAGCCAAGGAATTGTTCGACAAGGTTCTCGAGCGCGACACCACTTCTACTTCTGCTCTGATCGGAGTTGGCCTTATTtatgaagaggaggaggaatatGATGAGGCCATTGACTATCTCACCCGAGCTTTGGAACGTGACCAGACTAACATGAAAGTCAAGTCTGAAGCTGCCTGGGTCAAGGCCCTCAAAGGAGATTGGCAAACCGCAAAAGACGAACTCCAGGAATGTCTTGAACCCTTGGAAAAGCAAGAAACTGCTTCAAAGGAGTTGCTGGGTGAGACTCAACATCGCCTTGGAGTGTGTATCTGGAACATAGACACCACCAAGGCCGCGCGGAAGCAGCGAAAGGGAGAATCCGCATACGCATACTGGCTGAGTGCTTTGAACAACCATCTAAACCACGCACCCACCTACACATACCTTGGAGCATACTACGCTGATTATGCGAAGGACAAAGGCCGCTCCAGACGTTGCTTCCAGAAAGCGCTGGAGCTTTCTCACGCTGAAGTGGTTGCAGCTGAGAGACTTGCTCGATCGTTTGCGGATGACGGGGACTGGGATAGAGTCGAGCTCGTTGCCCGCCGTGTCGTTGACTCCGGCAAAGTGAAACCACCACCAGGATCTAAGAGAAAGGGAATCAGCTGGCCTTTTGCTGCACTGGGTGTTGCAGAACTAAACAAACAAGATTTTCACAAGGCCATTGTGTCGTTTCAAGCCGCGCTTCGCATCAGCCCCGAAGATTACCACTCCTGGGTAGGCCTTGGAGAGAGTTACCACAGCTCTGGCAGACATGTTGCTGCCACTAAGGCTATTCTCAACGCACAGAAGCTTGAGGAAGATACCGAAGCTGATATCTCTGGAGATACTTGGTTCACCAAGTACATGCTTGCTAACATCAAACGTGAGCTGGGTGAGTACGACGAGTCTGTCGCTCTCTACAGATCAGTCATCGAGACACATCCCGACGAAGAGGGTGTCATCATTGCTCTGCTTCAGACAACAGTCGACAGTGCACTCACTTCCGTTGAAAAGGGCTTGTTCGGAAAGGCAGTACAGCTTGCTACTGAGACTATCGAGTATGCAAAGACAACCAGCGGCAGCGCTTTCGAGACCTTTAACTTCTGGAAGGCCATAGCTGATGCGTGCTCTGTCTATTCATCTGTCCAAAGCCGCACAAAAGACTTCCCTTGTGATTCCATCCGAGATATTCTGGAGAAGGGCTCACAGGATGCTTATGAAATCTTCGCCAGTATCGATAAAGTCGGCACTGATGTCGTTTTCGCTCAAGGACTATATGCAGAAGACGAGCAGCCCGGTGTAGACCTCACCCGATGCATCCATGCTACAATTCTTTGTCATAAGCAGGGAGTTCACATCGCATCCAACGACCGCCATGCCCAGTCTGTTGCCTACTACAACCTGGGATGGGCAGAGTACCGCGCCCATATTTGTCTCCCACccgaaataaaaaaaaagtctagCAGCTACATCAAGGCTGCGGTACGATCGTTCAAGCGTGCGATCGAGTTGGAGGCAGGAAACTCTGAATTCTGGAATGCTCTTGGTGTGGTAACCAGCGAGATAAACCCTTCAGTTTCTCAGCATGCGTTTTCTCGAAGCTTGTATCTCAACGAACGAAGTCCTGCGGCCTGGACCAACTTGGGAACGCTCGCTTTGTTGTCAGGAGATGTCAAGTTAGCCAACGAGATTTTTACGAGAGCTCAGTCAACTGATCCCGACTATGCGCATGCTTGGCTGGGACAAGGCTTTGTGGCCTTGTTGCATGGTGAAGCTAGGGAAGCTCGCGGACTCTTTACTCACGCAATGGACATTGCAGATGCATCTTCAGTACCTACCAGACGTCACTACTCGAGCTCTTTGTTCGACCACATCCTCACAGTTCCTCCCAACGATGTCAATGTGGAGTCTCTTATACAACCACTCTTCGCTCTTAACCAACACCAAAGTCTCAAGTCGCAGGATTTGGCCTTCGCTCATATGGCAACACTGTTCCAAGAACGCACTAATGAGAGTGGCCGTGCTGTGGAGACGCTTGAGAAGATTTCCTCAACCATTGAGGCTGACTACGAGAGCACCGAATGTCCTGAGAGCCTTGCTACGTTTGCTTTGGCCAAGACAGATTTGGCACGAACCTACCTTGCATCCGGCTCTTATGAGAAGGCGGTTGAGTGTGGTGAGATAGCTTTGGGATTGAGTAGCGATGATGCCGAGAACGAACTTTCTAGCGAGCAACGTAAGAAGGCACGATTATCTGCCCATCTTACTGTTGGCTTGGCCGAGTACTATCAGAACCAGTTCGATGAAGCCATTAAATATTTCGAATCTGCATTGGAGGAATCTGATGGTAACCCAGATGCCGTTTGCTTGTTGGCCCAAGTACTCTGGGCTCAAGGATCAGAAGAGTCGCGAGATAGAGCTCGTGAAGAGCTGTTCGCCGTGATCGAAAAGCAACCCGAACACGTTCAAtcagttcttcttcttggcgtgATCGCCTTGTTGGATAACGATGAGGATAGCTTGGAGGCGGTTGTTGAAGAGCTACACGGACTTCGTACCAACCACAAGGTCACAGCATCAGAGCAGTCGGCCATTGGCGAAGTGTTACGAGCTATCGCAACTCTTGGTGAGGGACGCACTGAAGAGGATGTAAGAACGCAGATACAAACAGATATCATGCTATACCCCAACCTGCCTCATGGCTGGGCGGCTATGGCCCAATCTACAGGTGATGAGCATGCTGCTCAGATGGCGCTCAAGGTAGCATCAAGGGGTATTCCCCCGAAGGGTCTTTTGGATGCTCAGGATCTTTCAAAGGCATATGCAGGGACAGCAACAGCTGGGGACGCTCAACGAGCGGCATTCCTGGCACCCTGGGAACAAAGTGGTTGGACATCACTTTCTGCTGCCACTGAGGGTGTTTGA